The DNA window TGGGCCTGCAACGAGCGGAGTCGGCCGAACTTCCCTCGATTCGAGACGGTCCGCTCAGATCCGACCGACGAGCGTATCGTCGGGGACGGACTGCCAGATGAGCCGGTCGATTCCGACGGTTGTCCCGTCGCGAGTCGAGGAGGGCCCGACGGTGAGGCCCCCGATGATGTATCCGTAGCGTCTCCTGTCGAACCAGCCGACTGCGGTTCGAGTTCTGTCTCTACTGATTCCCTTTCTTTCGAATCCGGTCGGTCCGTGTCCTCTGCGCCGTGAGACTGCTCGCGAACTGCAGCAACGAACGATTCGACGGCTTTCGCCTCGTCATCGGAGACAGTCGAACTGGGCGAAAACCCCGCCACCTTCGAGAAGTAAGACTTCGTCAGCCTGGCGGTTTCCTCACCGACATTAGCTCGATCAGCAACGCGGGTCAGATACTCGTTTATTGTCTCCGACCTCTGTTTCTCGACGCCAGAGACCGATTGAATCTCTCGTAGATCTATATCGGGCATCGTTCACTCTACCTCCCCTCGCGGGCAGACGGGAACCGAGCGGTATGATTCGAGCTACTCACCATTGCTACCAGTTTTCATCAGCTTCGAGCGGTCTGTCTTCGTTACGTCTCGGAATCGAGGGCTAGTCGCGATCGCATCAGTGCGACGCTTCACGTCTACGAGCGCCGTGGCGAGCTCGATCGACGTCGAGATAGGATTGACCGTCGAGTCGGGGTGGTCTTCCCAATCGACGGGGACCTCCGCGATTTCGTAGCCGAGCGAACCGGCCACGCTCACGAACTCTAGATCCCACGCGAACTCAGGTTCGTAGCAGTGGTGCCCGATAGTTTCCCACGCATCCGCCCGGACGGCCTTCGCACCGCACTGGTAGTCTCGACACTGCGTCGGGAGCATCTTCCGCGCCGCGAACGCGAAAACGTCTCCGAGAAGTCGACGAACAACCGTCTGGTGAGCGACGATGCGCGAGGACGGATGTCGACGAGACGCGATTCCTACCTCGGCGGTGCCCTCGCTAACCTGTCGGACAACGTCCGAAAGCGACGTGGCGGGAACGGACCCGTCGGCGTCGGCGAACGCGATAACATCCGTATCCAGCGCGTCGAAACCTTCCATAATCGCAGCCCCCTTTCCACGTTGGGTGTTCGAGACGTTGACGTCCGCGACCTCTTCGAGTCGGCTGACGGTGGCCTGCTTCGGTGCGTCGATCTCGATACGAATAACCACCGGATCGAGAACGCGTCGGACCGATTCGATGTACCGTTCGAGCGTGAGAATATCCGGTTCGTATGCCGGAATAACGACGCCAATACTATCCGTCACGCCATCCCCTCCCTTTCCCGTACATACCTTCGGTATCACAGTTGGATCACATATATGCTTCCCCGCTGACACCTTACTCTATTCGTTCCGCACCCGTAGCCTGCTGAGAGTTTTCAATTTAATTTGACAAACAGATGTATTCTCCCCTTGTGTTCCCTCTACCGGCCAAAATATGTGGTATACGTCGATTGAGAAGAGGTACAT is part of the Halopelagius longus genome and encodes:
- a CDS encoding glycosyltransferase, encoding MTDSIGVVIPAYEPDILTLERYIESVRRVLDPVVIRIEIDAPKQATVSRLEEVADVNVSNTQRGKGAAIMEGFDALDTDVIAFADADGSVPATSLSDVVRQVSEGTAEVGIASRRHPSSRIVAHQTVVRRLLGDVFAFAARKMLPTQCRDYQCGAKAVRADAWETIGHHCYEPEFAWDLEFVSVAGSLGYEIAEVPVDWEDHPDSTVNPISTSIELATALVDVKRRTDAIATSPRFRDVTKTDRSKLMKTGSNGE